A stretch of Methylogaea oryzae DNA encodes these proteins:
- a CDS encoding GDP-mannose 4,6-dehydratase has translation MLAARGRRVRALVQYNSFNSWGWLDRSPRAKDMDVVAGDVRDPHFCRQLMRDVDTVFHLAALIAIPYSYVAPDSYIDTNVKGTLNICQAALDAGVKRVIHTSTSEVYGTAQYVPIDEKHPLQPQSPYSASKIGADQIALSFHHAFGLPVTVARPFNTYGPRQSARAVIPTIISQIAAGRRSISLGDTTPTRDFNYVEDTCRGFLAIAGADGAAGEVLNIGSDTEISIGDTFALINELMGGDAELAHDAQRVRPAGSEVFRLRCDSRKLRELTGFQSQVDLREGLSRTIAWFTEPDNLKAYKADIYNV, from the coding sequence ATGCTGGCGGCGCGGGGGCGGCGGGTGCGCGCCCTGGTGCAATACAACTCCTTCAACTCCTGGGGCTGGCTGGACCGCTCGCCCCGCGCCAAAGACATGGACGTGGTGGCCGGCGACGTGCGCGACCCGCATTTCTGCCGGCAACTGATGCGCGACGTGGACACGGTGTTTCACCTGGCGGCGCTGATCGCCATTCCATACTCTTACGTGGCGCCCGACAGTTACATCGACACCAACGTCAAGGGCACGTTGAACATCTGCCAGGCGGCGCTGGACGCGGGCGTCAAGCGGGTGATCCATACCTCCACCAGCGAGGTTTACGGCACGGCGCAGTATGTGCCCATCGACGAAAAACATCCGTTGCAGCCGCAATCGCCCTACAGCGCCTCGAAAATCGGCGCCGACCAGATCGCCTTGAGCTTTCACCACGCCTTCGGCCTGCCCGTGACCGTGGCGCGGCCGTTCAACACCTATGGCCCGCGCCAGTCGGCAAGGGCGGTGATCCCCACCATCATCAGCCAGATCGCCGCCGGCCGCCGCAGCATCAGCCTGGGCGACACCACGCCGACGCGGGACTTCAACTACGTGGAAGACACCTGTCGCGGCTTCCTCGCCATCGCCGGGGCGGACGGCGCGGCGGGCGAAGTGCTCAACATCGGCTCGGACACGGAAATTTCCATCGGCGACACCTTCGCCCTCATCAACGAGCTGATGGGCGGCGACGCCGAACTGGCCCATGACGCGCAGCGGGTGCGCCCGGCCGGCTCGGAAGTATTCCGCCTGCGCTGCGACAGCCGCAAGCTGCGCGAGCTGACCGGATTCCAGTCGCAAGTGGACCTGCGGGAAGGGCTGTCTCGCACCATCGCCTGGTTCACCGAGCCGGACAATCTCAAAGCCTACAAGGCCGACATCTACAACGTTTAG
- a CDS encoding 6-hydroxymethylpterin diphosphokinase MptE-like protein, with protein sequence MDTATAPLEFCVNVFGDEYIYDINREAFARIGSAAVFDGYFGAELFEEHRLNVVVGTDSGLLIRHILRKGLPKGTRYLFIEPPHVLAKLEEAGLLAEDHEEIACVSHDNWRMAAERFKITEYFYINGVSLQLSIAARDANLSEYVELSWKLDDELTQLRWETIANIGGENFIACTVQNCADNVVSATLLRDAYQGRTAVLMGGGPSLDEALPWIAANRDRLVLLAVSRIARRLLEVGLTPDFVFSVDPTDLSFDISREMMKYPDNVVFVCADHANPLLLGQWHGPSLYLGALLPWDSELNPATLPHPGPTVTNTALAVATAMGFNRVILTGIDLCFSAEGYTHAKGSNERAAGPRFTLSGMRTQTNGGWYANTTADLANAILSMGVQAGKAKEAGMEVINPSPNAARVANVEHRPLDEIELPAPAAAGLRIAIPGADEKRRHYDALEADLRNAKRHSDAVKALAEEALDCNGRMYSEDGLSIVDVAAKERMDRIEEQLDADHPLFSQLIKTLGIRDLIKLAKPFDAEEMDETEAKSTGEAYYKAYRDGADKLVKLVDAALDRLECRRQEESDTPDWDKVLPRWKDDRHFRRAALWLARHPAAAERLTAEQRAALDELTQQYETLLHQTDTTHLNDAKRNSALSASRHRARSLLKNQQPDELKKLAMALEEHPAKEEAQPYRLLVDGYLAELNNDPQAALQSYIAIIDLKDQAETILEDTLLRVAQICLERADGDNALFALEGLAQLSPIYHPQYAELLKLTGQPQAAVGVYRDFLERFPTNLFVQLRLARLYLELGANDSAKQLLESVLEKHPDNEAAQRLLAETRQIRWNFSGVP encoded by the coding sequence GTGGATACCGCAACCGCCCCCCTCGAGTTTTGCGTCAACGTCTTCGGCGACGAATATATTTACGACATCAACCGCGAAGCCTTCGCCCGAATCGGTTCGGCGGCGGTGTTCGACGGCTACTTCGGCGCCGAGCTGTTCGAGGAACACCGCCTCAACGTCGTCGTCGGCACGGACTCCGGCCTGCTGATCCGCCACATCCTGCGCAAGGGCCTGCCCAAAGGCACGCGCTACCTCTTCATCGAACCGCCCCACGTGCTGGCGAAGCTGGAAGAGGCCGGCCTGCTGGCCGAAGACCACGAGGAAATCGCCTGCGTCAGCCACGACAACTGGCGGATGGCGGCGGAGCGATTCAAGATCACCGAATATTTCTATATCAACGGCGTTTCCTTGCAGCTTTCCATCGCCGCCAGGGACGCCAATCTGAGCGAATATGTGGAGCTGTCCTGGAAACTGGACGACGAGCTGACGCAACTGCGCTGGGAAACCATCGCCAACATCGGCGGCGAAAACTTCATCGCCTGCACCGTGCAGAACTGCGCGGACAACGTCGTCTCGGCCACCCTGCTGCGCGACGCCTACCAAGGCCGCACCGCCGTCTTGATGGGCGGCGGCCCGTCCTTGGACGAAGCGCTGCCGTGGATCGCGGCCAACCGGGATCGGCTGGTGCTGCTGGCCGTCTCCCGCATCGCCCGCCGCCTGCTGGAAGTGGGGCTGACGCCGGACTTCGTGTTTTCCGTGGATCCCACCGATCTCAGCTTCGACATCAGCCGGGAAATGATGAAATACCCGGACAATGTGGTGTTCGTCTGCGCCGACCACGCCAATCCGCTGCTGCTGGGGCAATGGCACGGCCCCAGCCTGTACCTGGGCGCGCTGTTGCCCTGGGACTCCGAACTCAACCCGGCCACCCTGCCCCACCCCGGCCCCACCGTCACCAACACCGCCCTGGCGGTGGCCACCGCCATGGGGTTCAACCGCGTCATCCTGACGGGCATCGACCTGTGCTTCAGCGCCGAAGGCTATACCCACGCCAAAGGCAGCAACGAGCGGGCCGCCGGCCCCCGCTTCACCCTGTCCGGCATGCGCACCCAGACCAACGGCGGCTGGTACGCCAACACCACGGCCGACTTGGCCAACGCCATCCTCTCCATGGGCGTGCAAGCGGGCAAAGCCAAAGAAGCCGGCATGGAAGTCATCAACCCGTCGCCCAACGCGGCGCGCGTCGCCAATGTGGAACACCGGCCCCTGGACGAAATCGAATTGCCGGCGCCGGCCGCCGCCGGGCTGCGCATCGCCATCCCCGGCGCAGACGAGAAACGCCGCCACTACGACGCGCTGGAAGCGGACCTGCGCAACGCCAAACGCCACTCCGACGCCGTCAAGGCGCTGGCGGAAGAAGCGCTGGACTGCAACGGCCGCATGTATTCGGAAGACGGCCTTTCCATCGTCGACGTGGCGGCCAAGGAACGCATGGACCGGATCGAGGAGCAGCTCGACGCCGATCATCCGCTGTTCAGCCAGCTCATCAAGACGCTCGGCATCCGCGACCTCATCAAGCTGGCCAAGCCTTTCGACGCGGAAGAAATGGACGAAACCGAAGCGAAAAGCACCGGCGAGGCTTACTACAAAGCTTACCGGGACGGCGCGGACAAACTGGTGAAGCTGGTGGACGCCGCCCTGGACCGGTTGGAATGCCGCCGTCAGGAAGAATCCGACACGCCGGACTGGGACAAGGTGTTGCCCCGCTGGAAAGACGACCGCCATTTCCGCCGCGCCGCCCTCTGGCTGGCCCGGCACCCGGCCGCCGCCGAGCGACTGACGGCCGAGCAGCGCGCCGCCTTGGACGAATTGACGCAACAATACGAAACGCTGCTGCACCAAACCGACACCACCCACCTCAACGACGCCAAGCGCAACAGCGCCCTGTCCGCCTCACGCCACCGGGCCCGCTCCCTGCTGAAGAACCAGCAGCCCGACGAACTGAAAAAACTGGCCATGGCCCTGGAGGAACACCCGGCCAAAGAAGAAGCGCAACCTTACCGGCTGCTGGTGGACGGCTACCTGGCCGAACTGAACAACGATCCGCAGGCGGCGCTGCAATCCTACATCGCCATCATCGACTTGAAGGACCAAGCCGAAACCATTCTGGAAGACACCCTGCTGCGCGTCGCGCAAATCTGCCTGGAACGAGCCGACGGCGACAATGCGCTATTCGCCCTGGAAGGATTGGCCCAGCTCTCGCCCATCTACCACCCGCAATACGCCGAACTGCTGAAGCTCACCGGCCAACCCCAAGCCGCCGTCGGCGTCTACCGCGACTTCCTGGAACGCTTCCCCACCAATCTCTTCGTGCAGCTGCGGCTGGCGCGACTGTACCTGGAGCTGGGCGCCAACGACAGCGCCAAGCAGCTCTTGGAAAGCGTGCTGGAAAAGCACCCGGACAACGAAGCGGCGCAGCGCCTGTTGGCGGAGACGCGCCAAATCCGCTGGAACTTTTCCGGGGTTCCCTAG
- a CDS encoding nucleotidyltransferase family protein encodes MRLSETERQAIRSAVAARDPVATVFLFGSRADDAAKGGDIDLLVLSRSIDLMAKLDILGELHSRLGERRIDLAVYPDLSAPFARIARQNGVPL; translated from the coding sequence ATGCGTTTGAGCGAGACGGAACGCCAAGCCATCCGCAGCGCCGTCGCGGCACGCGACCCCGTCGCTACCGTGTTCCTGTTCGGTTCGCGGGCGGACGACGCCGCCAAGGGCGGCGACATCGATTTGCTGGTGCTGTCGCGCTCCATCGATTTGATGGCCAAGCTGGATATCCTCGGCGAGCTGCACAGCCGCCTGGGCGAGCGTCGCATCGACCTGGCCGTGTATCCCGACTTGTCCGCGCCCTTCGCCCGCATCGCCAGGCAAAACGGGGTGCCGCTGTGA
- a CDS encoding LegC family aminotransferase, translating to MMAEAALEAKILAALRTALPETPHPVALHEPRFAGREWEYVKECLDTGWVSSVGKFVDRFEADLAAYMGVKHAVATVNGTAALHVCLLLAGIAADDEVLVPSLTFIATANAVAYCGATPHFVDSDEASLGVAPAKLADYLAGIAEVTAQGCRNRLTGRPIKALLVMHAFGHPADLDGLAELCERYRLTLIEDAAESLGSYYRGRHTGQWGLLSAVSFNGNKIATTGGGGALLTNDSALAKRAKHLTTTAKLPHAWEFVHDEVGYNYRLPNLNAALGCAQLEQMEGFLAAKRRLAERYAEAFAGLAGARFFTEQAHARSNYWLNVLLLDPAQAASRDTVLQATHDAGFLTRPIWTPMHRLSMYQNCPRMDLVVTEDLHRRVVCLPSSVVLG from the coding sequence ATGATGGCCGAAGCTGCTTTGGAAGCGAAAATCCTGGCCGCGCTGCGCACGGCCCTGCCGGAAACCCCGCACCCGGTGGCCCTGCACGAACCGCGCTTCGCCGGCCGCGAGTGGGAGTATGTGAAGGAATGCCTGGACACCGGCTGGGTGTCCTCGGTGGGCAAGTTCGTCGACCGTTTCGAGGCCGACTTGGCCGCCTACATGGGCGTGAAACATGCGGTCGCCACGGTCAACGGCACGGCGGCTCTGCACGTGTGCCTGCTGTTGGCGGGCATTGCCGCCGACGATGAGGTGCTGGTGCCCAGCCTGACCTTTATCGCCACGGCCAACGCCGTGGCCTATTGCGGCGCCACGCCGCACTTCGTCGACAGCGACGAAGCCAGCCTGGGCGTGGCGCCGGCCAAGCTGGCCGATTACCTGGCGGGCATCGCGGAAGTCACGGCGCAAGGTTGCCGCAACCGGCTGACGGGCCGGCCCATCAAAGCCCTGTTGGTGATGCACGCCTTCGGCCATCCGGCGGACTTGGACGGCCTGGCCGAACTGTGCGAACGCTACCGGCTGACGCTGATCGAGGACGCGGCGGAATCCCTCGGTTCCTATTACCGCGGCCGCCATACCGGCCAGTGGGGCCTTTTGAGCGCGGTGAGCTTCAACGGCAACAAGATCGCCACCACCGGCGGCGGCGGCGCGCTGCTCACCAACGACAGCGCGTTGGCCAAGCGCGCCAAGCATCTCACCACCACCGCCAAGCTGCCCCACGCCTGGGAGTTCGTCCACGACGAAGTCGGCTACAACTACCGCCTGCCCAACCTCAACGCCGCCCTGGGCTGCGCCCAGCTGGAGCAGATGGAAGGCTTTCTCGCCGCCAAGCGGCGGCTGGCCGAACGTTACGCCGAGGCTTTCGCCGGCCTGGCGGGCGCGCGTTTCTTCACCGAGCAGGCCCATGCCCGCAGCAATTATTGGTTGAACGTGCTGCTGTTGGACCCGGCGCAGGCCGCCAGCCGCGATACGGTCCTGCAAGCCACCCACGACGCCGGCTTCCTCACCCGCCCCATCTGGACGCCCATGCATCGGCTGTCCATGTACCAAAACTGTCCCCGGATGGACTTGGTTGTCACCGAGGACTTGCACCGCCGCGTCGTCTGCCTGCCCAGCAGCGTGGTGCTGGGATGA